The genomic region CTTGTGTACCTACATTTATTCACTACAATATCCCATTAGTTATATTTGGTATATTAGGAGCTCTTATTTTATAATCTTAAATAAATAGCTAAATTTCAACCAGTTACGTAAATTAGTAACTGGTTGTTTATATTTTTTATAGTTTTATCTAATTATTCAGAATATAATTCCTTTGATTAAGAAGATTATTCGTGTTAAAATAATATATTATTATTAGTTGTTTATTACTATTTATTAAGTAGAGAGATAGGAGGGAAAAGATGAACACTAGAAAATTATTATATAATTTAATTATAACAGGGTTATTAATGGCCTTAGTAACAGTTGCAACAATGCTGATCAAAGTGCCGATTCCAGTAACTAATGGATATATACATGTAGGGGATAGTATGATTTTCTTAGCTGCAATTATGTTTGGTAAAAGAAAAGGGGCTCTTGCTGGGGGTATAGGCTCAGCTTTTGCAGATTTACTATGGGGGTATCCACAATGGATATTACCAACTTTAGTTGTAAAGGGGCTAATGGGTTATTTAGTTGGAGCAATTGCAGATCAAGATAATGATAACGTAATTAATTTAAGAAATATTCTAGCATTAGTTATAGGTGCTATAACTATGGCAACAGGCTATTTATTTGTGGGTGCTATTATGACTGGAAGCTTTGTTGCAGTTTTAGTTGAGGGGTTCCCGGCTGACTTAGTTCAAGGATTCGGTGGGGCCGCACTATTTATACCAATCGGTATTGCTTTAAAAAAAACAGATTATTTCAAAGGATCTATACTAAATAAAAGCTTATAAAGATAATTAAGATATAGTCTAGACTATATCTTTTTCTTTTAGGGGGACGGCTAAATGGAAAGTAGAAAGATATATTCTTTAAGTATACTAACTTTAATAATACTTACATTAACGAGTTCAATTACAGCAAATGAAATATTGAACGGTAACAGTAGAGTTACGGATAGGACACACAGCATAATAGCCAATGAAATAGTAAAAAATATGACTTTAGAAGAAAAAGTTGGTCAGATGTTTATCGTTGATGCTGCTGGCTATAAACATAAACAGCCAACAGGTGGCATTATACTATTTCAAAATGACATACATAGCATTGAGCAAATAGTTAACTTAACTAGTAATATACAAAAAAATTCTAAGATCCCTTTATTTATTGGTATAGATCAAGAAGGTGGAAATGTAAACCGACTAACAATAGGAACAACTACGGCAGGTAATATGGCCATAGGGGCCACAACATCAGAAAATTTTGCATTTGACACAGGAAAACTAATAGGGGATGAATTAAGTTTACTAGGCATCAATGTAAATTTTGCCCCTGTACTTGATGTTAATAATA from Serpentinicella alkaliphila harbors:
- a CDS encoding ECF transporter S component, producing the protein MNTRKLLYNLIITGLLMALVTVATMLIKVPIPVTNGYIHVGDSMIFLAAIMFGKRKGALAGGIGSAFADLLWGYPQWILPTLVVKGLMGYLVGAIADQDNDNVINLRNILALVIGAITMATGYLFVGAIMTGSFVAVLVEGFPADLVQGFGGAALFIPIGIALKKTDYFKGSILNKSL